TTAATAAATAATATGAGATATTCCTTTCTCAAAAAGTCCTAACTTCAATAGGAATGCAGTTTCTTAAGAGACTATGGATTTTCTAGTTGCTGACTGTTCGCACTTTAAAGCAGTTATTGAATGATCATTTTTGGGCTTTTTCCTTGCTGTGATTGACTTTTTTCTTATTGTAGTATATCATATTTTTAATAGTGTATTTAAATGTAAGGAGAGTATCAATGAACCCCACGGTAACAATTGGTGCAAAAGTTAAAGCTTTGCGAAAAAAGCAAGAAATGACTTTAAAACAACTGAGTGAAAAGACCGAACTTTCGGTAGGATTTCTTTCTCAGCTGGAACGTGGAATCTCTAATATTGCCATTGATTCTTTAAATAAAATCGCCAATGCGTTGGGAGTCAATATCTCTACTTTTTTTCAAGAGCCGAAAATCAGTCATTCTGACCCTATCATTCACAGCTATGATCTGCCCTGCAGACAGATCAGCTTAAATATCCTTCAGTACATTCTGAGCAACAATGTGGAATCTTTTAACATTCTCCCAAGATTGTATGTACTGATGCCTTCGGACGATAATGACGACAGCACGGTAAATTTGGAACTGTACGGTCATATTGGAGAAGAATTCATCTTTGTTTTGGAGGGAGTTGTCACCGTTTTTGTCGGCGACAATGTCTATTCGCTTTATCCTGGTGACGGGATTCAAATTCATTCAAAGGATCCCCATAACTGGACGAACCGGACAAACCGAATTGCAAAAATTCTAACCATAAATTATCCGAATCCTTTGCGTAACCAGGAAAACGAACCCACTCCCTAATATAAAGATTTTCATAAAAAAGCTTTGCTAAAATAGATAATAAAAGAGCATGTCAGCACCAGCTTAACGTGGTGTTAGCATGCTCCTTTTGTTTTTCAATTATTAGAAGCTCTGTTCAGTACGGCTAATAATCTCGTCTTGCAGTGCACGATCCAGATTGTTGAAATAGTCGCTGTATCCCGCAACACGGACAATCAAATTTTCGTATTCCTCCGGATGCTTCTGAGCGTCCAGAAGAGTCTCTTTATCAATGACATTAA
This genomic window from Caproicibacterium sp. BJN0003 contains:
- a CDS encoding helix-turn-helix domain-containing protein, whose translation is MNPTVTIGAKVKALRKKQEMTLKQLSEKTELSVGFLSQLERGISNIAIDSLNKIANALGVNISTFFQEPKISHSDPIIHSYDLPCRQISLNILQYILSNNVESFNILPRLYVLMPSDDNDDSTVNLELYGHIGEEFIFVLEGVVTVFVGDNVYSLYPGDGIQIHSKDPHNWTNRTNRIAKILTINYPNPLRNQENEPTP